A portion of the Lolium rigidum isolate FL_2022 chromosome 1, APGP_CSIRO_Lrig_0.1, whole genome shotgun sequence genome contains these proteins:
- the LOC124670373 gene encoding putative UPF0481 protein At3g02645, which produces MASSSDEGSGSGRRPLVFDELRWVVQIRESLTEDADDEDDNGIPVSVFNVPKQLLVHKPEAYVPQFIAIGPYHHWRPELYEMERYKLASARRAQRRLRPAGLKLDALVAQFADRLERKIRAYYHRYLDFSGETLSWMMVVDGAFLLEFLQIYASAADDGSGKPALRRVSSRMAHLVDFAGRKSAHGLILRDMLMLENQIPLFLLRKILEPQCASQEEAGAVLASMVTGFTKELFPFKMIDGDFPAVDVAKHAHLLELLYYLIVPKPTEDDAAEAHDHDESYDIEEQPENGGGSGGDEKASGGGGEYVAQLFAALWGVASKIGRGPLHLIMKPIAFAVKAPWKMLTVVPGMSGIKHPVESFFMSGADGSVDPSSTSSNLSRPPLIEEIMVPSVTELVNAGVQVAATTGGLSSISFDCKTATLHLPVVTVDSNTEVMVRNLVAYESSAASGPLVLTRYTELMNGIIDGDGDVALLRKRGVVLNRMKSDGEVTKLWNGMSKSTRLTKVRAVDMAVEEMNRYYNGRWRVKTKRFLRKYVFNSWQLLTFLAAIMMLMLTTLQAFCSVYTCSRWFGAVTVSAATGE; this is translated from the coding sequence ATGGCCTCCAGCTCCGACGAGGGCAGCGGCAGCGGTCGCCGGCCGCTCGTGTTCGACGAGCTCCGGTGGGTGGTGCAGATCCGGGAGTCCCTGACGGaggacgccgacgacgaggacgacaacgGCATCCCGGTGTCGGTGTTCAACGTGCCCAAGCAGCTGCTGGTGCACAAGCCTGAGGCGTACGTGCCCCAGTTCATCGCCATCGGCCCCTACCACCACTGGCGTCCCGAGCTGTACGAGATGGAGCGCTACAAGCTCGCCTCCGCCCGTCGCgcgcagcgccgcctccgcccagCAGGCCTCAAGCTCGACGCCCTCGTCGCCCAATTCGCCGACCGCCTCGAGCGCAAGATCCGCGCCTACTACCACCGCTACCTCGACTTCAGCGGCGAGACGCTCTCCTGGATGATGGTCGTCGACGGcgccttcctcctcgagttcttgCAGATCTACGCCTCCGCCGCTGATGATGGTAGTGGCAAGCCGGCGCTGCGGAGGGTGTCGTCGAGGATGGCGCACCTGGTGGACTTTGCAGGGAGGAAGTCGGCCCACGGGCTGATACTCCGGGACATGCTCATGCTGGAGAACCAGATCCCGCTGTTTCTTCTTCGCAAGATCCTCGAGCCGCAGTGCGCGTCGCAGGAGGAGGCCGGCGCTGTTCTCGCGAGTATGGTCACCGGGTTCACGAAGGAGCTCTTCCCGTTCAAGATGATCGACGGTGACTTCCCGGCGGTCGACGTCGCTAAGCACGCGCACCTGCTCGAGCTGCTTTACTACCTGATAGTGCCCAAGCCAACCGAGGACGACGCGGCGGAGGCACACGACCACGACGAGAGCTACGACATCGAGGAGCAGCCGGagaacggcggcggcagcggaggtGACGAGAAAGCGTCCGGTGGTGGCGGCGAGTACGTCGCGCAGCTGTTCGCCGCGTTGTGGGGCGTGGCGTCGAAGATAGGGAGAGGCCCTCTCCACCTCATAATGAAGCCGATCGCGTTCGCGGTGAAGGCGCCGTGGAAGATGCTCACGGTCGTGCCCGGGATGTCCGGGATAAAGCACCCCGTCGAGTCGTTCTTCATGTCCGGCGCCGACGGTAGTGTCGACCCGTCATCCACGTCGTCCAACCTGAGCCGGCCGCCGCTGATCGAGGAAATCATGGTCCCGTCGGTCACCGAGCTAGTCAACGCCGGCGTGCAGGTAGCCGCCACAACCGGTGGCCTCTCGAGCATCAGCTTCGACTGCAAGACGGCGACGCTGCACCTCCCGGTGGTGACCGTCGACAGCAACACGGAGGTGATGGTCCGGAACCTCGTCGCCTACGAGTCTTCGGCGGCGTCCGGCCCGTTGGTGCTCACCCGGTACACGGAGCTGATGAACGGCATCATCGACGGCGACGGGGACGTGGCCCTGCTGCGGAAGCGCGGCGTGGTGCTGAACCGGATGAAGAGCGATGGCGAGGTGACGAAGCTATGGAACGGGATGAGCAAGTCGACGCGGCTGACGAAGGTCCGGGCGGTGGACATGGCGGTGGAGGAGATGAACCGGTACTACAACGGCCGGTGGCGCGTGAAGACGAAGCGGTTCTTGAGGAAGTACGTGTTCAACTCGTGGCAGCTGCTCACCTTCCTCGCCGCCATCATGATGCTGATGCTCACCACGCTACAGGCCTTCTGCTCCGTCTATACCTGCTCCCGGTGGTTCGGCGCCGTCACCGTCTCGGCGGCGACGGGAGAATGA